In a genomic window of Brassica rapa cultivar Chiifu-401-42 chromosome A10, CAAS_Brap_v3.01, whole genome shotgun sequence:
- the LOC103846512 gene encoding protein LAZY 1: MKFWGWMHHKSRDNSKQLLKDATTGNGHFPLSAHPSLDSPRYSTGISKQFNLFQESSFAGLSEAGNSDFFHGFLAIGTLGGETFLDEPATPTFGMTSGDPATDNAEVTENDLKLISNELEKFLEAEAKEGHNQPSGRNSDTTTIASTIEAAEGVDAEEDDQPMKFPLQEYLFGSQIESSETKVAGKKERASLGELFQATEVQEKHSENKYEEKKKKASSTHKSAKHLVKKVLKKLHLSSRSPDSGKTEVASTKKKFQKMAQVFHRKVYPEESITESKIYSSMTEPKNSKGNSTGLMSEKVRPCHKTSKRWIQYELRNSHSSGKGEHWIKTDEDYFVLEL; encoded by the exons ATGAAG TTTTGGGGCTGGATGCATCATAAGTCACGGGATAATAGCAAACAACTATTGAAAGATGCTACAACTG GTAACGGTCATTTCCCCCTTTCAGCTCATCCGTCCCTTGATAGCCCCAGATACAGTACTGGAATCAGCAAACAATTTAATCTGTTCCAGGAAAGCTCCTTCGCAGGACTCAGTGAAGCGGGAAACAGTGATTTTTTTCATGGCTTTCTTGCCATTGGAACCCTTGGTGGAGAAACATTTCTGGACGAACCAGCAACACCGACATTTGGCATGACATCTGGGGACCCAGCAACAGATAATGCAGAAGTAACAGAGAATGATCTGAAGCTCATTAGCAATGAATTGGAAAAGTTTCTTGAGGCTGAAGCTAAAGAAGGACACAACCAACCATCAGGAAGGAACAGCGACACTACCACTATTGCATCCACCATTGAGGCCGCTGAGGGAGTAGATGCCGAAGAAGATGATCAGCCAATGAAGTTCCCGCTCCAAGAGTATCTTTTTGGCTCTCAAATCGAATCATCAGAAACAAAGGTTGCAGGCAAGAAGGAACGGGCATCACTTGGAGAACTGTTTCAGGCAACAGAGGTGCAAGAAAAGCATTCAGAAAACAAGTATgaggagaaaaagaagaaagccAGTTCAACTCACAAGTCTGCAAAGCATCTTGTGAAGAAGGTACTGAAAAAGCTTCACCTATCCTCCAGGAGCCCTGACAGTGGTAAAACTGAAGTAGCTTCCACCAAGAAGAAGTTCCAAaag ATGGCACAAGTTTTCCATAGGAAAGTATATCCAGAAGAATCCATAACGGAAAGCAAAATATACAGCAGCATGACAGAACCAAAAAACAGCAAAGGAAATTCTACTGGACTAATGTCCGAGAAGGTGAGACCATGTCACAAGACAAGTAAAAGATGGATCCAATACGAGCTAAGAAATTCACATTCATCTGGAAAAGGAGAACACTGGATCAAAACAGACGAAGACT ACTTCGTGTTGGAGCTGTAA
- the LOC103846517 gene encoding mitochondrial phosphate carrier protein 3, mitochondrial, whose protein sequence is METPKTSSLIPSFLYSSSPRSILEKSPSPAARSSPATMVSRKSFLIASPTEPGKGIEMYSPAFYAACTFGGVLSCGLTHMTVTPLDLVKCNMQIDPAKYKSISSGFGILLKEQGVKGFFRGWVPTLLGYSAQGACKFGFYEFFKKYYSDLAGPEFAAKYKTLIYLAGSASAEVIADVALCPFEAVKVRVQTQPGFARGMSDGFPKFVKSEGYGGLYKGLAPLWGRQIPYTMMKFASFETIVEMIYKYAIPNPKHECSKGLQLGVSFAGGYVAGVFCAIVSHPADNLVSFLNNAKGATVGDAVKKIGMVGLFTRGLPLRIVMIGTLTGAQWGLYDAFKVFVGLPTTGGVTPAPVIAAAEA, encoded by the exons ATGGAAACGCCGAAGACTTCTTCTCTCATCCCCAGCTTCCTCTATTCCTCATCTCCGAGATCTATTCTCGAGAAGTCTCCTTCTCCGGCCGCTCGTTCATCTCCGGCGACGATGGTGTCTCGGAAGAGTTTCCTAATTGCGTCTCCAACGGAGCCGGGGAAGGGGATCGAGATGTACTCGCCTGCCTTCTACGCCGCGTGTACATTCGGTGGAGTTCTCAGCTGTGGTCTGACTCATATGACCGTCACCCCTCTCGATCTCGTCAAGTGCAATATGCAG ATTGATCCGGCCAAGTACAAGAGCATCTCGTCTGGTTTTGGGATTCTCCTTAAAGAGCAAGGAGTCAAAGGCTTTTTCCGTGGATGGGTTCCTACTCTGTTGGGTTACAGTGCTCAGGGTGCTTGCAAGTTTGGATTTTACGAGTTCTTTAAGAAGTACTACTCCGATCTTGCTGGACCTGAGTTCGCTGCCAAATACAAGACCCTCATCTACCTTGCTGGTTCTGCTTCCGCTGAGGTCATTGCCGATGTTGCACTTTGCCCTTTTGAAGCTGTTAAGGTCCGTGTTCAGACACAGCCTGGGTTCGCTAGAGGAATGTCTGATGGGTTTCCCAAGTTTGTCAAGTCCGAAGGATACGGAGG CTTGTATAAGGGTCTTGCTCCACTCTGGGGACGTCAGATTCCTT ACACAATGATGAAGTTTGCTTCGTTTGAGACCATTGTTGAGATGATCTACAAGTACGCAATCCCCAACCCAAAGCACGAGTGCAGCAAAGGTCTGCAACTCGGAGTTAGTTTTGCAGGAGGTTATGTTGCTGGAGTGTTCTGTGCAATTGTCTCTCACCCCGCAGATAATCTTGTTTCGTTCCTCAACAATGCTAAGGGAGCAACCGTTGGAGAT GCGGTGAAGAAGATTGGAATGGTGGGACTGTTCACTAGAGGGCTTCCTCTAAGAATTGTGATGATAGGCACATTGACTGGAGCGCAATGGGGTTTATATGATGCTTTCAAAGTGTTTGTTGGCCT GCCAACCACCGGTGGTGTTACTCCAGCCCCTGTCATCGCAGCTGCTGAAGCCTAA
- the LOC103846513 gene encoding ABC transporter I family member 11, chloroplastic, with protein sequence MLLSTVSSSAPVFRIGEPPVAAIGWKQALRFRRTTKRSVISCDYSCLEVRDICYRPPGTELNILNGVNLSLREKSFGLIFGKSGSGKTTLLQLLAGLNKPTSGSICIQRYGDDGQPNADSELLPTEKVGIVFQFPERFFVADNVLDEITFGWPRQKGSLQLKERLTSNLQRAFNWVGLDSIPLDKDPQLLSGGYKRRLALAIQLVQTPDLLILDEPLAGLDWKARADVAKLLKHLKKELTLLVVSHDLRELATLVDQSWRMESGGVLVAERPPV encoded by the exons ATGTTACTTTCGACGGTTTCGAGCTCCGCGCCTGTCTTCCGCATCGGTGAACCACCGGTGGCCGCAATTGGTTGGAAGCAAGC GTTGAGATTTCGGAGGACGACGAAACGTAGTGTAATCTCTTGCGATTATTCATGCCTCGAG GTTAGGGATATATGCTACCGTCCACCTGGAACAGAATTGAATATTTTGAATGGTGTTAATCTTTCTCTCCGTGAGAAGAG CTTCGGCTTGATTTTTGGCAAGAGCGGGAGTGGGAAAACTACCCTTCTTCAG CTTCTGGCGGGGCTGAACAAACCAACATCAGGTTCGATTTGTATCCAAAGATATGGGGATGATGGCCAACCAAATGCGGATTCTGAGTTGTTACCCACTGAAAAAGTTGGCATCGTTTTCCAGTTTCCAGAGAG ATTCTTTGTGGCAGATAATGTGCTTGACGAAATTACTTTTGGTTGGCCAAGGCAAAAGGGTAGTTTGCAGTTAAAGGAGCGTCTGACTTCAAACCTCCAGAGAGCATTTAATTGG GTTGGGTTAGACAGCATCCCACTTGATAAAGACCCTCAGTTATTAAGTGGAGGTTACAAGCGTCGGCTTGCACTAGCTATTCAATTG GTGCAAACTCCTGATTTATTGATTCTGGATGAGCCCCTCGCTGGTCTTG ATTGGAAAGCACGTGCAGATGTTGCAAAGCTCTTGAAGCACCTAAAGAAGGAACTGACTTTACTTGTTGTAAGTCATGACCTAAG AGAGTTAGCAACCTTGGTCGACCAGTCATGGAGAATGGAATCAGGTGGTGTTCTTGTTGCAGAGCGTCCACCAGTTTAG
- the LOC103846518 gene encoding translocon-associated protein subunit beta, with product MAIPLAKLLISAVAVFMLVSASFATSEMPFMVVHKKATLNRLKSGAERVLVSFDIYNQGSATAYDVTLVDNTWIKKTFEVVNGNTSRSWERLDAGGILSHSFELEAKVKGPFYGAPAVVTFRIPTKTALQQAYSTPIALDILADKPPTDPLALAKRILAKYGSLVSVISMVVLFIYLVATPSKSNLAKAGSKKKR from the exons ATGGCCATCCCCTTAGCTAAGCTCCTGATCTCCGCCGTGGCGGTCTTCATGCTCGTCTCCGCTTCGTTCGCGACCTCGGAAATGCCGTTCATGGTGGTTCACAAGAAAGCTACTCTCAACAGGCTCAAATCTGGCGCCGAGCGCGTCCTCGTCTCCTTCGACATCTACAACCAAGGATCTGC GACGGCGTATGATGTGACTCTGGTTGATAACACCTGGATTAAGAAAACTTTTGAAGTTGTTAATGGAAACACTTCAAGATCATGGGAGAGACTTGATGC AGGAGGTATTCTGTCTCATTCCTTCGAACTTGAGGCTAAGGTTAAAGGACCCTTCTATGGAGCTCCTGCGGTTGTTACTTTCCGCATCCCCACTAAGACTGCTCTTCAG CAAGCTTACTCCACTCCAATAGCTCTAGACATTCTCGCAGACAAACCTCCAACTGACCCTCTTGCCCtg GCCAAG AGGATTCTGGCAAAGTATGGATCACTTGTTTCTGTGATATCGATGGTGGTTTTGTTCATATACTTGGTAGCAACACCTTCAAAGTCCAATTTAGCAAAAGCGGGCAGCAAGAAGAAGCGCTAA
- the LOC103846510 gene encoding uncharacterized protein LOC103846510, which translates to MGLTNFILTVAGVGAVVMLLKGDVKQSATVLRRNVKHIRNWLEEESSAASKAAQSAKPKEIETKVPEKDVPKDKN; encoded by the exons ATGGGTTTGACGAATTTCATACTGACGGTGGCCGGAGTAGGCGCCGTTGTGATGCTATTGAAGGGCGACGTGAAGCAATCTGCCACCGTATTGAGGCGCAACGTCAAGCACATCCGCAACTGGCTCGAAGAGGAATCTTCCGCCGCCTCCAA ggcAGCGCAGTCAGCAAAACCAAAGGAAATTGAAACCAAGGTTCCGGAGAAGGATGTTCCAAAAGACAAGAAttag
- the LOC103846515 gene encoding glutaredoxin-C8-like → MHLTLFHIPTNSHTISLTKKDKMQYKTETRGSLSCNKVNNMAVFPSETLVRIESMAAENAVVIFSVSTCSMCHAMKRLFRGMGASPAVHELDLLPYGVDIHRALLRLLGCSSPTSPGALPVVFIGGKMVGSMERVMASHINGSLVPLLKDAGALWL, encoded by the coding sequence ATGCATCTTACTCTTTTCCACATCCCAACCAACTCACACACTATCTCTCTAACTAAGAAAGACAAAATGCAATACAAAACCGAAACTCGGGGCTCGCTGTCCTGTAATAAGGTGAACAACATGGCAGTCTTTCCATCGGAGACACTTGTTAGGATAGAGTCCATGGCTGCAGAAAATGCGGTGGTTATATTCAGCGTGAGCACTTGCTCCATGTGCCACGCCATGAAGCGTCTCTTCCGCGGAATGGGAGCCAGCCCTGCCGTCCATGAGCTCGACCTCCTCCCTTATGGCGTCGATATCCACCGAGCCCTCCTTCGTCTCCTTGGCTGCTCCAGCCCCACTTCCCCGGGGGCACTTCCGGTGGTATTCATCGGTGGGAAGATGGTAGGATCAATGGAGAGAGTGATGGCTTCACATATCAACGGCTCACTTGTTCCTCTTCTCAAAGATGCTGGTGCTCTCTGGCTCTGA
- the LOC103846514 gene encoding pentatricopeptide repeat-containing protein At5g14080, with protein sequence MVTSSIMRPAAELAVRIGRELLKVSATSRSPRTWSPSMEQTLHSLGFRHSISPSLVSRVIDPFLLNHHSLALGFFNWAAQQPGYTHDSISYHSIFKTLSLSRQFSAMDALFKQVKTQRILLDSSVYRSLIDALLLGKKAQSAFWVLEEALSTGQEVHHDVCNRLLAALTSDGCTDYAQKLFVKMRQRGVSLNTLGFGLYIGSFCKSSDTDQVLRLVGEVKKSNFEINGSIIALLILHGLCKCSREMDAFYILEELRNIDCKPDFMAYRIVAEAFVVTGNLYERQVVLKKKRKLGVAPRSSDYRDFILDLISAKRLIEAKEVAEVIVSGNFPIDNDVLDALIGSVSAVDPDSAVGFLNYMVINTGKLPSIRTLSKLSKNLCRHEKGDLLIKAYEVLSSRGYFSEPESYSLRISFLCKAGRVREGYSALHEMKKKGLDPDVSLYNALIEACCKAEMIRPAKKLWDEMFVEGCRMNLTTYNVLIKKLTEEGEVEESLRLFRKMLEKGIEPDETIYTSLIEGLCKDTKLEDVLEVFRKCMESDQIVARRVLITLVLNLCSNGHFGEASQLLREREHLEQTSAHVVLLKCVADAKEVEIGIKHMKWIKEVSPSLVHTICSDLSASFCSSSDPDSILPFIRALELS encoded by the exons ATGGTGACGTCATCTATCATGAGACCTGCGGCGGAGCTCGCGGTCAGGATCGGCCGTGAGCTTCTCAAGGTCTCCGCAACATCTCGTTCACCTCGGACATGGAGTCCATCGATGGAACAAACTCTCCACAGTCTCGGCTTTCGTCACTCAATAAGCCCTTCGCTTGTCTCTCGAGTCATCGACCCGTTCCTCCTCAACCACCACTCCTTAGCACTCGGGTTCTTCAATTGGGCCGCCCAGCAACCCGGCTACACTCACGACTCCATCTCTTACCACTCCATCTTCAAAACTCTTTCCCTTTCTCGACAGTTCTCCGCCATGGACGCTCTCTTCAAACAGGTCAAAACCCAGAGAATCCTCCTCGATTCCTCCGTGTATCGCTCCCTCATCGACGCGCTTTTGTTAGGTAAGAAAGCTCAGAGCGCGTTTTGGGTTTTGGAAGAAGCTCTTTCGACGGGTCAGGAGGTTCATCACGATGTGTGCAACCGTCTCTTAGCTGCGTTAACGTCTGATGGTTGTACTGATTATGCACAGAAACTGTTCGTTAAAATGCGTCAGAGAGGTGTTTCTCTGAATACACTTGGCTTTGGTTTGTATATAGGAAGCTTCTGTAAAAGTTCTGATACAGATCAGGTCTTGAGACTTGTGGGTGAGGTTAAAAAGAGTAACTTTGAAATCAACGGATCCATTATTGCGCTCTTGATTCTCCATGGTCTTTGTAAATGTTCTAGAGAGATGGATGCTTTTTACATTTTGGAAGAGCTGAGAAACATTGATTGCAAACCGGATTTTATGGCGTATAGAATCGTAGCTGAAGCGTTTGTGGTAACTGGGAATCTGTACGAGAGACAGGTTgttttgaagaagaagagaaagcttGGTGTAGCACCGAGGAGTAGTGATTACAGAGATTTTATCTTGGATTTGATCTCTGCTAAACGTTTGATTGAGGCTAAGGaagtggctgaggtgattgtgAGTGGAAACTTCCCCATTGATAATGATGTCCTAGACGCGTTGATTGGATCAGTCTCTGCGGTTGATCCAGATTCTGCTGTTGGATTCTTGAATTACATGGTGATAAACACAGGGAAACTGCCTTCGATTCGAACTCTGAGTAAACTGAGTAAGAATCTTTGCAGGCACGAGAAGGGGGACCTTCTGATAAAGGCTTATGAGGTTTTATCAAGCAGAGGTTATTTTTCAGAGCCTGAGAGTTACAGTCTGAGGATATCGTTCTTGTGCAAGGCCGGGAGAGTCAGAGAAGGGTACAGTGCTCTGCACgaaatgaagaagaaagggCTTGATCCAGACGTTTCGCTCTATAACGCTCTCATCGAAGCTTGTTGCAAAGCGGAAATGATCCGGCCAGCAAAGAAGCTGTGGGATGAGATGTTCGTAGAGGGATGCAGAATGAATCTGACGACGTATAATGTACTTATCAAGAAATTGACGGAGGAAGGCGAGGTAGAGGAGTCTTTGAGGCTGTTTCGGAAGATGCTTGAGAAAGGGATAGAACCAGATGAAACAATCTATACGTCTCTCATCGAAGGCCTATGTAAAGATACAAAACTTGAAGATGTTTTGGAAGTCTTCAGAAAGTGTATGGAGAGCGATCAAATAGTTGCGAGAAGGGTATTGATCACGCTTGTTTTGAATCTATGTAGCAACG GCCATTTTGGTGAGGCGTCTCAGCTGCTGCGCGAGAGAGAACATTTGGAACAAACAAGTGCACATGTAGTGTTGTTGAAATGTGTGGCTGATGCGAAAGAGGTTGAGATCGGAATCAAACATATGAAATGGATCAAAGAGGTGTCTCCATCTCTTGTTCACACCATTTGTTCGGACCTTTCGGCGTCTTTCTGTTCATCATCTGATCCTGATTCCATTCTTCCGTTTATTCGAGCACTTGAGCTCTCATAG
- the LOC103846516 gene encoding U3 small nucleolar RNA-associated protein 18 homolog, translating to MSTLSQNAPTSKARREETEDDVRAKRRKMEEEKQRESEQVEMKKLENLLFGSLYNPVSFGEREADVEGSDLFRVDRSAVRQTPDSEDDDEQDSDDDERVQSEGVRKGEAAWEDEEEKEININIASVNRLRKLRKEEDEGLISGSEYIARLRAHHAKLNPGTDWARTDSQITDGDSSDDGGDNDDDDILRTNEDLVVKSGGSKLCSGLLEYSKQADANIADHSDAPINSVQFHQNAQLLLTAGNDRRLRFFQIDGTRNTKIQSIFLEDCPIHKAAFLPNGSQVIVSGRRKYFYSFDLENAKFDKIGPLVGREEKSLESFEVSQDSKTVAFMGNGGYILLVSTKTKELTGTLKMNGSVRSLAFSDDGKQLLSSGGDGQVYVWDLRTMKCLYKGVDEGSTCGTSLCSSPNGALFASGTDRGIVNIYKKAEFLGGKRKPIKTVDNLTSEIDFLKFNHDGQILAIISRMNKDSVKLVHVPSLTVFSNWPPPKKKMGFPRCLDFSPGSGFMAMGNAVGKVLLYKLNHYMNA from the coding sequence ATGAGTACGTTATCTCAGAACGCTCCGACGAGCAAGGCTAGAAGAGAAGAGACCGAAGATGACGTAAGGGCCAAGAGAAGGAAGATGGAGGAAGAGAAGCAAAGAGAGTCTGAGCAGGTTGAAATGAAGAAGCTTGAGAATCTGTTGTTTGGATCACTCTACAACCCTGTTTCATTTGGTGAGAGAGAAGCAGATGTGGAAGGATCTGATTTGTTTCGTGTAGATCGTTCTGCTGTAAGGCAAACTCCAGAttctgaagatgatgatgaacaagactctgatgatgatgagagaGTTCAATCTGAGGGAGTTAGGAAGGGAGAAGCTGCttgggaggatgaagaagagaaagagattaATATTAACATAGCTAGTGTTAACCGTCTGAGGAAGCTGAGGAAAGAGGAGGATGAGGGTTTAATCTCTGGTTCTGAGTACATTGCTAGGCTGAGAGCTCATCACGCTAAGCTTAACCCTGGAACAGATTGGGCTAGGACTGATTCTCAAATCACTGATGGAGATTCCTCAGATGATGGTggtgataatgatgatgatgatatacTCAGAACAAACGAAGATCTTGTGGTGAAGTCCGGTGGCTCCAAGCTGTGTTCTGGTCTTCTTGAGTATTCAAAACAAGCGGATGCCAACATAGCAGATCATTCAGACGCTCCGATTAACTCCGTCCAGTTCCATCAAAACGCTCAGCTGCTTCTCACGGCCGGAAACGATAGAAGGCTGAGGTTTTTCCAGATCGATGGGACGAGGAACACAAAGATACAGAGCATCTTTCTCGAGGACTGTCCCATTCACAAAGCGGCCTTCTTGCCCAACGGCTCTCAGGTGATTGTCTCGGGGAGGAGGAAGTACTTTTACAGCTTTGATTTGGAGAATGCGAAGTTTGACAAGATTGGTCCATTGGTTGGAAGAGAGGAGAAGAGCTTGGAGAGTTTCGAAGTGTCGCAAGACTCCAAGACCGTAGCCTTCATGGGAAACGGAGGCTACATCTTGCTTGTGTCCACAAAGACCAAAGAGCTGACGGGAACTTTAAAAATGAACGGCTCAGTGAGGTCTTTGGCGTTTAGTGATGATGGGAAGCAGCTGCTGAGCTCGGGAGGGGACGGGCAAGTCTACGTATGGGATCTGAGAACGATGAAGTGTTTATACAAAGGTGTGGACGAAGGGAGCACGTGTGGGACTTCGCTTTGCAGCTCGCCGAACGGAGCTTTGTTTGCCTCTGGGACGGATAGAGGGATCGTGAACATTTACAAGAAGGCAGAGTTCTTGGGAGGCAAGAGGAAGCCGATAAAGACGGTGGACAATCTCACTTCAGAGATtgattttttgaagtttaaccATGATGGTCAGATTCTAGCTATAATCTCGAGGATGAATAAAGACAGTGTGAAGCTTGTCCATGTTCCGTCTCTAACCGTCTTCTCAAACTGGCCACCGCCAAAGAAGAAGATGGGGTTCCCTCGCTGCTTGGACTTCAGCCCTGGAAGTGGCTTCATGGCTATGGGAAACGCTGTAGGAAAAGTTTTGCTTTACAAACTGAATCATTACATGAATGCTTGA
- the LOC103846509 gene encoding uncharacterized protein LOC103846509, whose amino-acid sequence MALNWGPVLMSVILFITLTPGVLCQLPGKTKAVEFGGFQTSGAAIVIHTLIFFACITVSLIALHINIYAS is encoded by the coding sequence ATGGCGTTGAACTGGGGACCAGTGTTAATGTCGGTCATTCTGTTCATCACATTGACACCCGGAGTACTGTGCCAGCTTCCGGGGAAGACCAAAGCGGTTGAGTTTGGCGGATTTCAGACAAGCGGCGCAGCTATAGTCATCCACACTCTTATCTTCTTTGCATGCATCACAGTCTCCCTTATTGCTCTTCATATCAACATATACGCTTCCTAA